One Phocaeicola dorei genomic region harbors:
- a CDS encoding L-threonylcarbamoyladenylate synthase, translating to MNEDFREDLKKACEVMQKGGVILYPTDTIWGIGCDATNPKAVKRVYDIKKRADSKAMLVLVDSTVKVNFYVSDVPAVAWNLIEFATKPLTIIYDGARNLAENLLAEDGSVGIRVTAEEFSKQLCFRFRKAIVSTSANISGQPSPANFSEISEEVKQAVDYIVEYRQDEVGHPKPSSIIKLGKGGEVKIIRE from the coding sequence ATGAACGAAGATTTTAGAGAGGATTTGAAGAAAGCCTGTGAAGTGATGCAGAAGGGAGGAGTGATTCTTTATCCTACTGATACTATTTGGGGAATAGGTTGTGATGCAACTAATCCGAAGGCGGTAAAACGAGTTTATGATATAAAGAAGCGTGCTGATAGTAAAGCGATGCTTGTATTGGTGGACAGTACGGTAAAAGTAAATTTTTATGTTAGTGATGTACCTGCGGTAGCTTGGAATTTGATTGAGTTTGCCACAAAACCATTGACTATTATTTATGATGGGGCACGTAATCTGGCAGAGAATTTGCTGGCTGAGGATGGCAGTGTTGGTATTCGTGTTACGGCTGAGGAATTCTCCAAACAACTTTGTTTCCGATTTCGTAAAGCTATTGTGTCGACTTCTGCCAATATCAGCGGTCAGCCTTCACCTGCCAACTTCAGTGAAATCAGTGAAGAAGTAAAACAAGCTGTAGACTATATTGTGGAGTATAGACAAGATGAAGTGGGGCATCCCAAACCATCCAGCATTATCAAACTGGGTAAAGGGGGAGAAGTGAAGATTATTAGAGAGTAA
- the nagA gene encoding N-acetylglucosamine-6-phosphate deacetylase, translated as MLTQIINGKIFTPQGWLDEGSVLIRDNKILEVTNCDLALIGAKLIDAKGMYIVPGYVCMHAHGGGGHDFNECTEEAFRAAIRAHQKHGATSIFPTLSSSPFSEIRKAVAVCETLMNEKDSPVLGLHVEGPYLNPKRAGEQFAGKLKNPDKEEYTSLLESTDCIKRWDASPELPGALEFARYLKSKGVLVAVSHTESEYGGIKAAFEAGFTHTAHFYNGMPGFHKCREYKYEGTVESVYLTDGMTIELIADGIHLPATILRLAYKLKGVEKTCLVTDALAYAAADGMEITDPNVIIEDGVCKMADHSSLAGSIATMDILVRTMVKAGIPLADAVRMASETPARIMGVDDRKGALQKDMDADVLILDRELNIRAAWAMGRLVEDTNTLF; from the coding sequence ATGTTAACTCAAATTATTAACGGCAAGATTTTTACTCCGCAAGGTTGGTTGGACGAAGGCTCTGTACTGATACGGGATAATAAAATACTGGAAGTGACTAACTGTGACCTGGCACTGATCGGTGCGAAACTGATTGATGCTAAAGGGATGTATATTGTACCCGGATATGTGTGTATGCATGCTCATGGCGGTGGTGGCCACGATTTTAATGAATGTACGGAAGAGGCGTTCCGTGCAGCGATAAGAGCTCATCAGAAGCATGGGGCGACCAGTATTTTCCCAACGTTGTCTTCTTCTCCTTTTTCAGAAATCCGTAAGGCGGTAGCTGTATGCGAAACTTTGATGAACGAGAAGGATAGTCCTGTCTTGGGGTTGCATGTAGAAGGCCCTTACCTGAATCCGAAAAGAGCAGGTGAGCAGTTTGCCGGGAAATTGAAGAATCCTGATAAAGAGGAATATACTTCTTTATTGGAAAGTACTGACTGCATCAAGCGTTGGGATGCTTCACCTGAACTTCCGGGTGCGTTGGAATTTGCCCGCTATTTGAAGTCAAAAGGAGTATTAGTGGCTGTGTCACATACAGAATCAGAATACGGGGGGATAAAAGCTGCGTTTGAAGCCGGCTTTACTCATACTGCCCATTTCTATAACGGCATGCCGGGATTCCATAAATGTCGTGAATATAAATACGAAGGGACAGTGGAAAGTGTTTATCTGACAGACGGAATGACTATCGAATTGATTGCTGACGGTATCCATTTACCTGCTACTATTCTTAGGCTGGCTTATAAATTGAAGGGAGTGGAAAAAACTTGTTTGGTTACAGATGCTTTGGCATATGCCGCTGCTGATGGAATGGAAATAACAGATCCTAATGTAATTATTGAGGATGGTGTGTGCAAAATGGCTGATCATTCTTCATTGGCAGGTAGTATAGCAACCATGGATATATTAGTACGAACAATGGTAAAAGCTGGTATTCCGCTGGCTGACGCCGTACGGATGGCTTCTGAAACTCCGGCACGAATTATGGGAGTGGATGACCGGAAGGGGGCATTGCAGAAAGATATGGATGCCGATGTGTTGATTTTGGATAGAGAACTGAATATCCGGGCGGCTTGGGCTATGGGCAGGCTGGTGGAGGATACGAATACTTTGTTTTAA
- a CDS encoding efflux RND transporter permease subunit: MSNPRNLSSFTLIVTFVCLSLIGVVLVPLLPVKLAPSRTLPGLTVSFSMPGNSSRVIEAEVTSKLEAMMARVKGIRKVNSTSDNGSGSISLELDKHADIDVTRFEVSTIIRQTWPQLPEGVSYPQISTRRSDDKASRPFITYTLNAPANPILIQQYAEENIKPVLGQLKGIYKVELNGATPMEWQLEYDSDQLSRLGITLQAVQRAINRHYEKEFLGICSIEKGAEGREWIRLVRTSTEKEMEFEPGAIQLQAEDGTMVTLDKLIKVRHVEERPQSYYRINGLNSVYLYITAEETANQLNLSGEVKHLMGELQQKMPPGYEVHISYDATEYIQKELDKIYFRTGLTVLILLLFVALITRNLRYLFLIVTSLAVNISVAVILYYAFGLEMQLYSLAGITISLNLVIDNTIVMTDHILHRRNLKAFVSVLAATLTTIGALVIIFFLDEKIRLNLQDFAAVVIINLAVSLFVALFFVPSMIDKIGLEKKKRRKRRRFLLRPTFMKRLTVYFTRFYQGVIYYLCRFRVIACLLLLLGFGLPVFMLPEKMEGEGKWVEYYNKVFDNPTFKDKVKPVINKALGGSLRLFAEKVYEGSYFNRDEGEVVLSVYATLPNGSTLEQMNVLIKRMETYLSDFKEIRQFQTYIYNARQANIQIYFTKENQRSGFPYTLKANIISKALTLGGGSWSVYGLQDQGFSNDVRESAGSFRVKLYGYNYDELSYWTERLKEKLLLHRRIKEVTVNSEFSWWKDDYSEFYLDLDKLRMAKENVTATQLFTALRPVFGRDIYCGNVLFDNQTEQLKLSSLQGQQYDVWGLVNIPFFINGRSYKLADFATVQKGQSPQKVAKENQQYRLCLQYEYIGSSEQGKKLLKKDLEEFNKVLPMGYTAENDQDYWSWNKKDNKQYALLLIVIAIIFFTTAILFNSLKQPLAIIFVIPISYIGVFLTFYLFGLNFDQGGFASFVLLCGITVNASIYILNEYNAIRKRYPLLLPARAFTKAWNSKIMPIFLTVVSTILGFIPFMVGDGKEAFWFPLAAGTIGGLVMSILGIFLFLPIFSLKKQKR, encoded by the coding sequence ATGAGTAATCCGCGTAACCTCTCCTCGTTTACCTTGATAGTGACATTTGTCTGCCTGTCACTGATAGGGGTGGTATTAGTACCGCTGTTGCCGGTTAAGCTGGCGCCGTCGCGTACCTTGCCCGGTCTGACTGTTTCTTTCAGTATGCCCGGCAATTCGTCACGGGTTATTGAGGCGGAGGTTACCAGTAAACTGGAGGCGATGATGGCCAGAGTAAAGGGAATCAGGAAGGTGAACTCTACTTCGGATAACGGCAGCGGCTCAATTTCTTTGGAACTGGACAAGCATGCGGATATTGACGTTACCCGCTTTGAAGTGTCTACCATCATCAGACAGACCTGGCCTCAGCTGCCCGAGGGGGTGAGTTATCCTCAAATCAGTACGCGACGTTCGGATGATAAGGCATCCAGACCTTTTATTACTTATACACTGAATGCGCCTGCCAATCCTATTTTGATTCAGCAGTATGCGGAAGAGAATATCAAGCCGGTATTGGGACAGTTGAAGGGGATTTATAAAGTGGAACTGAATGGAGCTACACCTATGGAGTGGCAGTTGGAGTATGACAGTGACCAGCTTTCGCGTTTGGGAATCACACTGCAGGCTGTGCAACGGGCCATTAACCGCCATTATGAAAAAGAGTTTCTGGGGATCTGTTCTATTGAAAAAGGTGCGGAGGGCAGAGAGTGGATCAGACTGGTACGTACATCTACTGAAAAAGAAATGGAATTTGAACCGGGAGCCATTCAACTGCAAGCCGAAGATGGAACGATGGTTACGCTGGATAAACTGATAAAGGTAAGGCATGTGGAAGAACGACCGCAAAGTTATTACCGGATAAACGGGCTGAATTCTGTCTACCTGTATATCACGGCCGAGGAAACTGCCAATCAATTAAATTTAAGTGGGGAAGTGAAGCACCTTATGGGTGAGTTGCAACAGAAGATGCCTCCGGGCTATGAGGTACATATCAGTTATGACGCTACGGAATATATTCAGAAAGAATTGGATAAGATTTATTTCCGTACCGGACTGACCGTATTGATTTTATTGCTGTTTGTAGCGTTGATAACACGAAATCTGCGTTATCTGTTCCTGATTGTGACCAGTCTGGCGGTTAATATATCTGTTGCCGTCATTCTTTATTATGCATTTGGTCTGGAAATGCAGCTTTATTCATTGGCGGGTATTACCATCTCATTGAATTTGGTGATAGATAATACGATAGTGATGACAGACCATATTCTGCATCGCCGCAATCTGAAGGCGTTTGTTTCTGTACTGGCGGCCACGCTGACTACTATCGGGGCATTGGTTATTATTTTCTTTCTGGATGAGAAGATACGTCTGAACTTGCAGGATTTTGCAGCGGTGGTCATTATCAATCTGGCAGTATCTTTGTTTGTTGCATTATTCTTTGTTCCGTCCATGATTGATAAAATAGGTTTGGAGAAGAAAAAGAGAAGAAAAAGAAGACGTTTTCTGCTCAGACCCACTTTTATGAAACGGTTGACTGTCTATTTTACCCGTTTCTATCAAGGGGTGATTTATTATTTATGCCGTTTCAGGGTGATAGCTTGCCTATTATTGCTGCTGGGGTTCGGTCTGCCTGTATTTATGCTGCCCGAGAAGATGGAAGGAGAAGGTAAATGGGTGGAATATTATAATAAGGTATTTGATAATCCTACCTTCAAGGATAAGGTAAAGCCGGTAATCAACAAGGCTTTAGGTGGCAGCCTCCGTCTTTTTGCGGAAAAAGTATACGAGGGAAGTTATTTCAATCGTGATGAAGGTGAAGTGGTGCTTTCCGTTTATGCTACGTTGCCTAATGGCAGTACATTGGAGCAGATGAATGTGCTGATTAAGAGGATGGAAACTTATCTGAGCGATTTCAAGGAAATCAGGCAGTTTCAGACGTATATCTATAATGCGCGTCAGGCTAATATTCAGATTTATTTTACAAAAGAAAATCAGCGGAGCGGATTCCCGTATACTTTGAAAGCTAATATAATCAGTAAGGCACTGACTTTGGGAGGTGGTAGCTGGAGCGTATATGGTTTGCAAGATCAGGGATTCAGTAACGATGTGCGTGAGAGTGCCGGCAGTTTCCGTGTGAAACTGTATGGGTATAATTACGACGAACTTTCTTATTGGACGGAACGGCTGAAGGAGAAGTTGTTATTACACCGCCGTATCAAGGAAGTGACGGTAAATTCGGAGTTTTCTTGGTGGAAAGATGATTATAGTGAGTTTTATCTGGATTTGGACAAGCTGAGGATGGCGAAAGAGAATGTTACAGCCACGCAGCTGTTTACCGCTTTGCGCCCTGTATTCGGACGGGATATTTATTGTGGTAACGTGTTGTTTGATAATCAGACGGAACAACTGAAGCTTTCATCGCTCCAAGGGCAGCAATATGATGTATGGGGCTTGGTTAATATACCGTTTTTCATCAATGGCCGTTCTTATAAACTGGCCGATTTCGCTACTGTTCAGAAAGGACAGTCACCCCAGAAAGTTGCAAAAGAAAACCAACAATATCGTCTTTGCCTGCAATATGAATATATCGGTTCATCCGAACAAGGAAAAAAACTGTTGAAGAAGGACTTGGAGGAATTTAATAAGGTATTACCTATGGGATATACAGCCGAAAATGATCAGGATTATTGGTCATGGAATAAAAAAGATAACAAGCAATATGCATTGTTGTTGATTGTAATCGCCATTATTTTCTTTACGACGGCTATTTTGTTTAATTCTTTGAAACAGCCTTTGGCTATCATTTTTGTCATTCCGATATCCTACATTGGCGTATTCCTTACGTTTTATCTTTTCGGACTGAATTTTGATCAGGGTGGATTTGCTTCTTTTGTATTACTTTGCGGTATTACAGTGAATGCCAGTATTTATATTCTAAATGAATATAATGCGATAAGAAAAAGATATCCTCTGTTATTACCGGCACGTGCTTTTACCAAAGCGTGGAATTCGAAAATTATGCCTATTTTTCTGACGGTTGTTTCTACTATTCTGGGGTTTATTCCTTTTATGGTGGGGGATGGAAAAGAGGCTTTCTGGTTTCCTTTGGCGGCGGGTACTATAGGCGGGTTAGTTATGTCTATACTTGGAATATTTTTGTTTTTGCCTATATTCTCATTGAAGAAACAAAAAAGATAA
- a CDS encoding TolC family protein: MKYISIWMVGCMLLSLGAKAQQVVKLDLQRTIEIANDSSLSAFRYQNLYLSGYWEYRTYKANRLPSLTLDLTPAKYYRYITQRYDSNEDMDVYREQQMFSASGGLSIKQNLDWTGGTFYIDSELDFMRNFGDSKSTQYSSIPVRVGYQQSLLGYNAFRWDRKIEPLKYEKVKKQFIYNTEMVSEEAVTYFFALAMAQADYRLAEENVASSDTLYSIGLQRHKIAAISRADLLTLQLDKVNAHNTLQNAQIALKRAMFSLASFLNLDKNTVIELDIPGRPTGKMIPVDDALMRAKENNPTFLEQRQNVLEAEQNVDKTKKESRFNASFNASVGFNQVADKLGDAYRHPLQQDLVSVSVSIPLIDWGVRKGKYNMARNNLNVVRIAARQEELSVEEEVIMTVNDFNIQQSLIASAEEALDLAVMAYEQTRQRFIIGKADVNSLTLSLNRQQEAQKNYISALQNYWLNYYKIRKLTLHDFESGFSLADKFDFNTGIYR; the protein is encoded by the coding sequence ATGAAGTACATTAGCATATGGATGGTGGGGTGTATGCTGTTGTCTCTCGGAGCAAAGGCGCAGCAGGTGGTGAAGCTGGATTTGCAACGCACGATAGAGATTGCGAATGATAGTTCCTTGTCCGCTTTCAGATATCAGAATCTTTATTTGTCGGGATATTGGGAATATCGTACTTACAAGGCGAACCGTTTGCCGAGTCTTACGCTGGATCTGACTCCGGCTAAATATTATCGCTATATCACCCAGCGTTATGATTCGAATGAGGATATGGATGTATATCGTGAACAACAGATGTTCAGCGCATCGGGTGGATTGAGTATCAAACAGAATCTGGACTGGACGGGCGGTACTTTCTATATTGATTCGGAACTGGACTTTATGCGTAATTTCGGTGACTCAAAGTCTACACAGTATTCCAGTATCCCTGTGCGTGTGGGATATCAACAGAGCCTGTTGGGATATAATGCTTTTCGTTGGGACCGGAAAATAGAGCCGTTGAAGTATGAAAAGGTGAAGAAGCAATTCATTTATAACACGGAAATGGTTTCAGAAGAAGCGGTGACTTATTTCTTTGCGTTGGCTATGGCACAGGCGGATTACCGCTTGGCGGAGGAGAATGTGGCGTCCAGTGATACCCTTTATAGCATCGGACTCCAGCGTCATAAGATAGCAGCCATATCACGTGCCGATTTGCTGACATTGCAGCTGGACAAAGTGAATGCGCATAATACGTTGCAGAATGCGCAGATTGCTTTGAAACGCGCTATGTTTTCATTGGCTTCCTTTCTGAACCTGGATAAGAATACTGTGATTGAATTGGATATACCGGGACGTCCCACAGGAAAGATGATTCCCGTAGATGATGCGTTGATGCGGGCCAAAGAGAATAATCCTACTTTCCTGGAACAACGGCAGAATGTGCTGGAAGCGGAACAGAATGTGGACAAGACAAAGAAAGAATCCCGTTTCAATGCCAGCTTTAATGCCAGTGTGGGCTTTAACCAGGTGGCGGATAAACTGGGAGATGCTTACAGGCATCCTTTGCAACAGGACTTGGTTTCTGTCAGTGTTTCTATTCCTTTGATTGACTGGGGGGTGAGAAAGGGTAAATATAATATGGCGAGAAATAATCTGAATGTGGTGAGGATTGCCGCCCGTCAGGAAGAACTGAGTGTGGAGGAAGAGGTGATTATGACGGTGAATGATTTTAACATTCAGCAGAGTTTGATTGCGAGTGCGGAGGAGGCTTTGGATCTTGCCGTAATGGCATACGAGCAGACACGCCAACGTTTTATCATCGGAAAGGCGGATGTGAATAGTCTTACTCTTTCGTTGAACCGCCAGCAGGAGGCGCAGAAAAATTATATTTCGGCTTTGCAGAATTATTGGTTGAATTATTATAAGATACGTAAACTGACGCTGCACGATTTTGAGTCCGGTTTTTCCCTTGCGGACAAGTTTGATTTTAATACAGGAATTTATCGATGA
- a CDS encoding efflux RND transporter permease subunit — protein sequence MVKFLLQRPIAVLMAFTACFIVGLVTYFSLPVSLLPDIAIPQITIQVTGENSSARELENTVVTPVRRQLLQVAGLREIKSETRDGAGVIRLEFDFGVNTDLAFIEVNEKIDAAMNSLPKEVTRPKAIKASATDIPVLYVNMTLKNDGAYQETDEQQFLELCELAENVVKRRIEQLPEVAMADITGVPGRLLQIVPDKDKLAMTGISVEDIENTLSANNVEPGSMLVRDGYYEYNIRIATLLRTPEDVKNIYIRKGERIMQLKELCKVDIVSQKEMGRSVAGGKRAVTLAIIKQSDENMDVMKEKLKETTDYFASLYPDIEFSVSRNQTELLDYTISNLQQNLSLGFLFIFIVAVLFLGDVRSPLIIGISMVTSIVITFFFFYFCHVSLNVISLSGLILAVGMMIDSAIIVTENISQYRERGYSLKRSCAVGTTEMITPMLSSSLTTIAVFVPLIFMSGIAGAIFMDQAFSITVGLMISYITGIMLLPVLYLLFYKVGIRSKGFLSRRFDNLLKNEWLESFYDKGIDWVFSHKKLCVAGTLATLPLCVFLFYVMEKERMPQIDQNELVARIEWNENIHVDENNRRVDDLMKQVDDRVTEHAAYVGMQDYILNGGSELSSTEAELYFKTEKPSGIYSLQELLEKEIREKYPLAVVTFSPPETIFEKLFVTGEADVVAELHTANKSQAPDAEHLQRLEKEITRVAGNVPTGIAFRNQMNLIINKEKLLLYNVSYDELTRVLRTAFKENKVSVLRSYQQYLPISIAGEEKSVNSVLSETLVRTMADGNGEVNHIPLNNLVTVVPAEDLKSITAGKNGEYIPLSFYDVKDAPELMRNVKEVVSEEKEWEVDFSGSFFSNEKMMGELTVILFVSLLLMYFILCAQFESFLQPLIVLMEIPIDTAFALLALWVFGHTLNLMSAIGIIVTCGIVVNDSILKMDAINELRKAGMPLVEAIHTAGRRRLRAIIMTSLTTVFAMVPLLFTSDMGSEMQKPLSIAMIGSMVVGTLVSLFIIPLIYWFIYRKHDKNEVH from the coding sequence ATGGTTAAGTTTTTATTACAACGTCCTATTGCGGTGCTGATGGCCTTTACCGCCTGCTTTATTGTTGGGTTGGTGACTTACTTCTCGCTGCCTGTATCTTTGCTGCCCGATATTGCCATACCGCAGATTACCATACAGGTGACGGGTGAGAATTCATCGGCACGGGAATTGGAGAATACGGTGGTTACCCCTGTGCGCAGGCAGTTGCTGCAAGTGGCCGGACTGAGAGAAATAAAAAGTGAAACTCGTGACGGGGCGGGCGTTATCCGTCTGGAATTTGATTTTGGTGTGAATACCGATCTGGCATTTATAGAGGTGAATGAGAAGATAGATGCCGCTATGAACAGTCTTCCCAAGGAAGTGACGCGTCCCAAGGCTATCAAAGCGAGTGCAACGGATATTCCTGTACTTTATGTCAATATGACTTTGAAAAACGACGGTGCTTATCAGGAAACCGACGAGCAACAATTTCTGGAGTTGTGCGAATTGGCGGAGAATGTGGTGAAACGCCGCATCGAACAGTTACCCGAAGTGGCTATGGCGGATATAACCGGAGTGCCCGGAAGGCTTTTGCAAATTGTTCCTGATAAAGATAAACTGGCCATGACGGGTATCAGTGTGGAGGATATAGAGAATACACTTTCCGCCAATAATGTAGAGCCGGGAAGCATGTTGGTGAGGGATGGTTATTATGAATATAATATTCGCATAGCTACCCTGCTTCGTACCCCGGAGGATGTGAAGAATATCTATATCCGCAAGGGGGAACGTATTATGCAGTTGAAAGAGCTCTGCAAAGTAGATATTGTTTCGCAAAAAGAGATGGGACGTTCCGTAGCCGGAGGAAAAAGGGCGGTAACGCTGGCCATTATCAAGCAGAGCGATGAAAATATGGATGTCATGAAAGAGAAGCTGAAAGAAACAACCGATTATTTTGCATCCCTGTATCCGGATATTGAGTTCAGCGTGAGCCGTAACCAGACGGAATTGCTGGACTACACCATTTCAAATTTACAGCAGAATCTTTCTTTGGGCTTTCTATTTATCTTTATTGTAGCTGTGCTGTTTCTGGGGGATGTCCGTTCACCGTTGATTATCGGCATCAGCATGGTTACTTCTATTGTAATCACATTCTTTTTCTTTTATTTCTGTCATGTGTCGCTGAATGTGATATCACTTTCGGGCTTGATTCTGGCAGTAGGTATGATGATAGACAGCGCCATTATTGTAACGGAAAATATTTCGCAGTATCGTGAACGGGGGTATTCTCTGAAACGTTCGTGTGCCGTGGGCACGACGGAAATGATTACACCGATGCTCAGTTCGTCCCTTACAACCATTGCGGTATTTGTGCCTTTGATATTTATGAGTGGCATAGCCGGAGCTATTTTTATGGATCAGGCTTTTTCTATCACGGTGGGATTGATGATATCTTATATTACGGGTATTATGTTGCTGCCCGTATTGTATCTGTTGTTTTATAAGGTCGGTATCCGCAGTAAGGGATTTCTTTCCAGACGTTTTGACAATCTGCTGAAAAATGAGTGGCTGGAAAGCTTTTATGATAAAGGGATTGACTGGGTGTTCTCACATAAAAAGCTTTGTGTGGCCGGCACGCTGGCAACCCTTCCACTGTGTGTGTTTCTTTTTTATGTAATGGAAAAAGAGCGTATGCCGCAGATTGACCAGAATGAACTGGTGGCAAGGATAGAGTGGAATGAGAATATCCATGTGGACGAGAACAACCGCCGGGTGGATGATTTAATGAAACAGGTGGACGACCGGGTAACGGAGCATGCTGCTTATGTGGGTATGCAGGATTATATATTGAACGGGGGCAGTGAACTTTCGTCTACCGAAGCGGAACTTTATTTCAAGACGGAAAAGCCATCCGGAATCTATTCATTGCAGGAATTATTAGAGAAGGAGATAAGAGAGAAATATCCGTTGGCTGTGGTTACTTTCTCACCTCCCGAAACAATCTTTGAAAAATTGTTTGTGACAGGAGAAGCGGATGTGGTAGCGGAACTCCATACGGCGAATAAGTCGCAGGCACCGGATGCGGAGCATTTGCAGCGGTTGGAAAAGGAAATTACGCGGGTGGCGGGTAATGTTCCGACGGGCATCGCTTTCCGGAATCAGATGAATCTGATAATCAATAAAGAAAAACTGTTGTTGTATAACGTATCATATGATGAATTGACGCGGGTGCTCCGCACGGCTTTCAAAGAAAACAAGGTTTCCGTTTTACGCTCTTATCAGCAATATCTGCCTATCAGTATTGCCGGAGAGGAAAAGAGTGTAAATAGTGTATTAAGTGAAACTTTGGTGCGGACGATGGCGGATGGTAACGGAGAGGTGAATCATATTCCTTTGAATAATCTGGTGACGGTAGTGCCCGCCGAAGATTTGAAGAGTATTACGGCGGGAAAGAACGGAGAATATATTCCTTTAAGTTTTTATGATGTGAAGGATGCACCGGAACTGATGCGGAATGTAAAAGAGGTGGTTAGTGAGGAAAAGGAATGGGAAGTGGATTTCTCGGGTAGTTTCTTTTCGAATGAAAAAATGATGGGGGAATTGACTGTGATTCTTTTTGTTTCTTTGTTGCTGATGTATTTTATCCTTTGCGCGCAATTCGAGAGTTTCCTGCAACCGCTGATTGTCTTGATGGAAATTCCTATTGATACGGCTTTTGCTTTGCTGGCATTATGGGTTTTCGGTCACACGTTGAATTTGATGTCTGCCATAGGCATTATCGTGACTTGTGGTATTGTGGTGAATGACTCTATTTTAAAAATGGATGCCATCAATGAATTACGGAAAGCGGGGATGCCTTTGGTGGAAGCCATTCATACAGCGGGCAGGCGCAGGTTGAGAGCGATTATCATGACTTCGCTGACAACTGTCTTTGCAATGGTTCCGTTGCTGTTTACCTCGGATATGGGGTCGGAGATGCAGAAGCCTTTGTCTATTGCCATGATTGGCTCTATGGTGGTGGGAACTTTGGTCAGCTTGTTTATCATTCCTTTAATATATTGGTTTATTTATAGAAAACATGACAAAAATGAAGTACATTAG
- a CDS encoding efflux RND transporter periplasmic adaptor subunit, which translates to MKLHIFASGLLLAVSFTACSGEKKETTEKEGVETVLPSLPNEVTVMPLKKQVFNHELISNGKVTAQDYADLYFRTSEVVANIWVKNGDIVRKGQKIAQLDLFKLNNTLVQNKNSLAQATLEMQDVLIGQGYAPDNLKVIPADVLELAKVKSGYEQSKAQYESAQYDMEQATLTAPFDGVIANLFEKRYNMPKTSEPFCRVINTGNMEVDFTVLENELPLLKVGDKVEITPYASAAGVRQGSISEINPLVDENGMVRVKARVNGSNKLFDGMNVRVSVKRSVGEQLVIPKTAVVLRSGKQVVFTLKEGKAMWNYVHTGLENMEEYTVTDGLEEGMEVITTGNVNLAHEAPVRVIKN; encoded by the coding sequence ATGAAATTACACATATTTGCATCAGGCTTATTATTAGCCGTTTCTTTCACTGCCTGCTCGGGAGAAAAAAAGGAAACAACGGAAAAAGAAGGGGTGGAAACAGTTCTTCCTTCTTTACCCAATGAGGTGACGGTGATGCCGCTGAAAAAGCAGGTTTTCAATCATGAATTGATCAGTAACGGGAAAGTGACGGCACAGGATTATGCCGACCTGTATTTTCGTACCTCGGAAGTGGTGGCGAATATCTGGGTAAAGAACGGGGATATAGTGCGGAAAGGTCAAAAAATAGCCCAATTGGATTTGTTTAAGTTGAACAATACGTTGGTACAGAATAAAAATAGTTTGGCACAGGCTACCCTGGAGATGCAGGATGTGTTGATAGGACAAGGATATGCTCCCGATAATCTGAAGGTGATACCTGCTGATGTGCTGGAACTGGCAAAAGTAAAAAGCGGGTATGAGCAGAGCAAAGCTCAATATGAATCTGCTCAATATGATATGGAACAAGCTACGTTGACTGCTCCTTTCGATGGAGTGATTGCCAACCTTTTTGAAAAGAGATATAATATGCCCAAAACTTCCGAGCCTTTCTGCCGGGTAATCAATACCGGAAATATGGAGGTGGATTTCACCGTACTTGAAAATGAACTGCCGTTACTGAAAGTGGGGGATAAGGTGGAGATTACTCCGTATGCCTCGGCAGCAGGTGTACGACAGGGAAGCATCAGCGAGATTAATCCGCTGGTGGACGAGAATGGGATGGTACGTGTAAAGGCGCGGGTGAACGGTAGTAATAAGTTGTTTGACGGCATGAATGTAAGGGTAAGCGTGAAGCGTTCTGTGGGCGAACAACTGGTTATCCCAAAAACGGCAGTTGTACTACGTTCCGGCAAACAAGTGGTATTTACACTGAAGGAGGGTAAAGCTATGTGGAACTATGTGCATACGGGATTGGAGAATATGGAGGAATATACTGTCACAGACGGACTGGAAGAAGGTATGGAGGTGATAACTACCGGAAATGTGAATCTGGCTCATGAAGCACCGGTGAGGGTGATTAAAAATTAA